In Ammoniphilus sp. CFH 90114, the DNA window AGTATACACAGACCATACTCCATACCAGATAGCAATAACCACAGCCCCGACTCCTAAAACAGCGAGCAATGTATCCACGGTGACAAGATCGGCTGACATATCCTCAACCTTGTCTTGTGCTTCTTTAAAGCTCTCTTTATTATTTTGATCCATGGTATCTCTCCTTTTTTAAAAGAGTGGTTACTCACTATAACATTATGGATAAATTTGTCACACGATATACTGATGTAATTGGGAATAAAAAAAGGCTTCCTTATCATGGGGATGTAAGGAGGCCAAGTCTTGTTAGGAGCTTACCATCGTACCCCCATTAATATGAAGGATTTGCCCTGTTACATAACTCGAATCATCAGAGGCTAAGTAAACATAAGCCGGCGCTAATTCATAGGGTTGACCTGCCCTTTTCATAGGTGTGTCTCTTCCAAACTCTTGGACATCTTCAGCAGAAAAACTAGAAGGAATTAGCGGGGTCCATATGGGGCCAGGAGCGATGCCGTTTACTCGAATACCTTGGGAAACTAATGACTGCGAGAGAGAACGGGTAAAAGTTACGACAGCGCCTTTGGTTGAGGAATAGTCCAGAAGCTCTTTATGACCTTCATAAGCTGTAACGGAGGTAGTGTTAATGATCGTACTCCCAGGTTTAAGATGGGGAAGGGCGGCTTTGGTTAGATAAAAATAGGAGATTATATTCGTTTTAAATGTTTTTAAGAGCTGTTCTGCAGAAATATCGAGCAAGCTCTTCTGTACGTATTGAACGGCTGCATTATTAATAAGAATATCGATTTTACCAAAGTGTTGAAGGGTTTGGTTTATAACATGCTGGTTAAAGGACTCCTCTTGGATATCGCCAGAAAGAAGCAAGCATCTTCGGCCAAGCTGCTCAATGCGTTGCTTCGTCTCATTGGCATCACCGTGTTCGTTGTAGTAAACAATGACGCTATCTGCTCCTTCTTTTGCAAAAGCTATGGCCACTGCGCGACCAATGCCGCTATCCCCACCAGTTATGACAGCTACTTTCCCCCAGAGCTTATAGTTGGGGCGATAATAAGGATTCTCGGAGATGGGTCTTGGAACCATAATGGATTCAATCCCTGGATGGCGGGCTTGTTCTTGCGGAGGAAAACCAACAGGCACTTGTTCACACTTCTTAATGATTTTGGATTGGGGACACATAGATTCACCCTTTTCTCTAGGTAGTTATCCTGTATCATATTCCTATTCTGAATTGTTGGTTCTCATAAATAAAGGGACTAAGGGGTAGAATGATCAATAGCTTATTGAGGTATGGAAGTTTGGAGGTTTGGTACTTATGGGGTTGAAGTCATACCATCTTAAGTTTGCATGGTTATATTTGTTGTTTGCCCCTCTTTTTGCCGCTTGTGGCTACTCAGCTACAGAAGAAGTTAAAGAGCCCGTGAAATATCATCAAGAGTCAGCAGCCTACTTAGAGGATGGCTCGGAAAGCCAAGTTCGCAGTGCCAGAACAACAGCCGTATCCAATATCGTATTGCAAGAGAAATATCCTTCTATTGTCGTGTTACATGGTTCCCTTCAAGAGAAGAAGATAGCATTAACGTTTGACGATGGACCCGATCGTCGCTATACACCGGAAGTGTTGGATGTCCTTAAGAAGCATCAGGTGAAAGGCACGTTTTTTCTCATGGGATCTCGTGTCATGGGAAATCAAGATATAGCAAGAAGAATCAAGGAAGAAGGACACGTTGTCGGTAACCATACCTATTGGCATCCCAACCTATCAAAAGAGCCCGCTGAACGCATGATATGGGAATTGGAAGAAACAGACCGAGCTTTTCAAACCGTATATGGTTTTCGCCCAAGGTTGTTTAGAGCGCCTTATGGCTTTCTTCGTGAAGATTTGGTAGAAGTATTAGGGAATCTGAATTATTCGATCATTGGATGGTCTGTAGATTCACTTGATTGGAACCAACTATCTGCAGAGCAAATAAAGAATAATATTCGTAAAACCTTGCACCCCGGGGCCATTATCCTCTTACATAGTGCAGGAGACTGGAGACAGGACTTATCGGGAACCGTTAAAGGACTAGATGAATTGATTCCAGAACTTAAAAATGAGGGATATCAGTTTGTCACGGTTACAGAGTTGCTAGGTATTCCTGAACAAAGGTAAAACGATGGATCCATATTAAGGGAACTTGAACTCTGTATTTGAATATGATAATTTAGAAAGTGAATGATGGCCCCGTAGCTCAGCAGGATAGAGCTGCAGTTTCCTAAACTGTGAGTCGGAGGTTCGAGTCCTCTCGGGGCCGCCAAAAAAGTCAGGAATATCAAGGGTTCTCCAAACTCATCTAAATGATATTAACCAAGAATGACTTGATCTTGGGGCCAAATTGGGGCCAAACAATACAAAAACTGACTTAACAACAGCATAAATTACCCAAAAGCAGCAGGCATTTTGATGTCTGCTTTTTCGTTTTTCGATGGGTATCAGTTTGGTGGTTGCTTGGAGAATACTGTATTTATCTCAGGTATTGAGTATAGCAATATAGGTAATTCGAGAGCCTTTTAATGGTTTCCTCATGAAGCATTACGGAAGTGAGTCTTTAGAATAATATAATCTAAGGCTGTGTATATAGATGGTTTAGCACTTTATTGATGTAAAGATGGATAGTTTTGGACCATGATGTTGGTTCTGAATTTTATGAAGGTCAACTTGAGTGCATTTGGGTAGAACCTTCAAAGATCAATCAGGTTAAGTCATTGCGAAATTATTATCTCAACTGATTTCGCAGGTACATGGCTTGAATTTGTTTATGTTAGATGAGGAAGCGGAGATTATCAATAGACGGATAAGTAAGCCTATACTGTTCACTGACAAAGAGGTTGGTGATACGTATGAGGATAACAATAAGGTTCTTGTAGAATCGCTGAACGTAAAGGAAATCAAAGCCATTATCATACAAAACACGAGTCTGAAAAAAAGGATCTAGCAGAGTTAAGGGGTATGAAGCTTCTTCGTTGTTGGTTAATGCAATTCCTACAACTATCGGAAGAAACGGTAGATCAACGCTTGCTTCCGCTGTTTGTTTTATACGATTTGCGAATCGTGTATGCTCATTTAACCTCTGCTGAGAGTCGAGAAGAAAAGTTTATCTCTGTATGTAAACGTATCGGATTGGATGAGAACTGCAGAGATAACAAAGTAATCTATGACGTTATAATTGATAAGATAATCTCTATGTATGAAACTATAATCGGTCATTAGATGGATAAGTACCATTTTACAGGCATTCGAAGCCCTATGCGGACTTGTCGGCGCATGGGGTGTGTGATTTTCAGCACCCACTCACCCAGTCACAAGGTGGTTGAGAATGGGAAATTAAGCTAGAATTGATGTATCCATTGTCGAACGGGGGTAAAGCATGAAAAGCAAGAACCTATACATTCTCGATAGCTCCTTGCTTGAAAAGTTCAAGCAAGCCGTAAGCGATCATGACGAGTTCTTGATTAACACATATAGCAACTACAACGGTAAAAACCTATGGAACCTGATTTGCTCAGCGAAGGACTGGCTATCGGTCAGTGTGAACGGGTTGCCTTACATCGACTTGAACCACTCTCACGACGATGTGCGGTCGCTGAATGTTCTACAGTTGATTATGACATACGATCTTGTCTTCCAAGCCATCGAGCAGCTCCATCGTGTTTTCGAGATGGAACACCCGCTAAAGAAGGACGATTCAGTATTCAATGAGGCAGTTCCAGACGATGCCTACTTCGCGCAGATCCGGGCATGCTTCGGGGCTCATCCAGTAGATTTAAGGAGTGCAGACGGAACGAAGAGTACGGACAAGTACTTCGCTTCTTGGTCTAGTAATGTAGGTGGTAGCGGAGATTATACGGTTTATCTCTACAGCAACAATCCTGATGTGGTTCAGCCGATCCCCTTCTCAATGAGCTTCGCCAAAATTCATGAATATACCGTTAAGCGATACTCCCTCTTATCGAACGTGGTTAGTGTAATTGAGAAAAAGAATGGTATCTTTGTCGAGGAGCAGCGGCAACGGGAGATCGAGCGTAGCTCCGATGTTGTCGAGCAGCTCCAACTACTCTTGAAGGAGAACAGTATTCGGATCGGTGACGGCGAAGGGTATCATCATGACATCCAGACGTTGATCGAGCTGTTTACCGCTCCGCAGGACTTCCCCGAGCAAGGGCGTGAAAAAGTAGCGAAGTACTTGGACTCCCTGCATCTGTTGGTCGATGAGCTTTACGAAGCATTCCAGAGCATGACGTTTAGTGAAGATGGTTTGGCCCATGGACACCTTCTGCATTCGAGATCCCACAGGTTTAAAGACGTATTCTACGATCTAGGCAAGGTATTCGAGTACCTGAACAATTCGTCGTACCCTTTATCAATGGTTGACTATCACCTTGAGCGGCTAATCGGCGCAGGGATATTGCCGCCATTCGTCAGTTTGGAAACGGACAAGCTCGACCTGCAGCTCCTGCTCTTAGCGAGGCTTGCTGACGATATAAAGTAAACAAGAATTCATTTAAGTCTAATGAGGGGTATTTGATGTAAAGTAACAAACCCTGTCCCGATTAACGTGACTACGTTCGGGTTGCATGTTTGGGGTAACTGACCAAGATTGGTAAAGAGTACGATAAGAAGTTAGATGTCGCTTGTAAAGAGGGCAACAGTGCCCTCCCTGCCACAGTGGATTACAAGTGAATGTGTAGAAATGTTGAAGAAGTTACTACCTGCGATCTGGGAGTATGTCGCGGCAAGGCTCCCTCTGTATGAGAAGTAAAGTTCTATACACCAGAAGCGGCTATCCTAGATGGGTAGCCGCATTTTATTTCCCAAAAGGGGATTCTTGTCGATTCGTGCTTTTGGAGCAGGAGTTAAGTCCTCAACTGGTGAATATTTACAAGTGCCATTGCTTATGAATTTTATGTTTGGAGTGATTGAT includes these proteins:
- a CDS encoding polysaccharide deacetylase family protein — encoded protein: MGLKSYHLKFAWLYLLFAPLFAACGYSATEEVKEPVKYHQESAAYLEDGSESQVRSARTTAVSNIVLQEKYPSIVVLHGSLQEKKIALTFDDGPDRRYTPEVLDVLKKHQVKGTFFLMGSRVMGNQDIARRIKEEGHVVGNHTYWHPNLSKEPAERMIWELEETDRAFQTVYGFRPRLFRAPYGFLREDLVEVLGNLNYSIIGWSVDSLDWNQLSAEQIKNNIRKTLHPGAIILLHSAGDWRQDLSGTVKGLDELIPELKNEGYQFVTVTELLGIPEQR
- a CDS encoding SDR family oxidoreductase — protein: MCPQSKIIKKCEQVPVGFPPQEQARHPGIESIMVPRPISENPYYRPNYKLWGKVAVITGGDSGIGRAVAIAFAKEGADSVIVYYNEHGDANETKQRIEQLGRRCLLLSGDIQEESFNQHVINQTLQHFGKIDILINNAAVQYVQKSLLDISAEQLLKTFKTNIISYFYLTKAALPHLKPGSTIINTTSVTAYEGHKELLDYSSTKGAVVTFTRSLSQSLVSQGIRVNGIAPGPIWTPLIPSSFSAEDVQEFGRDTPMKRAGQPYELAPAYVYLASDDSSYVTGQILHINGGTMVSS